CGCCGCGTACTGCCACGACCACGGCGTCTGGGTGGAGGCCGAACTGGGGGAGATCGGCGGGAAGGACGGCGTGCACGCGCCCGGCGTCCGCACCGACCCGGACGAGGCCGCCGGATTCGTCGCGAGCACCGGGGTGGACGCGCTGGCCGTGGCGGTCGGCAGTTCGCATGCGATGCTGTCGCGCGACGCGGTGCTCGACTTCGAACTGATCGCCGCGTTGCACGCGGCGGTGCCGGTGCCGCTGGTTCTGCACGGGTCGTCCGGCGTGCCGGACGCGGGGCTGGCGGGCGCGGTGGCCGCGGGGATGACGAAGATCAATATCGCCACGCAGCTGAACAAGGTGTTCACCGCCGCCGCGGCGAGCGATTGGCGCGAGCATCCGGACCGGGTGGACCCCCGCCGGTATCTCGGCGCGGGCCGGACCGCGGTGGCGGCGGAGGTGCGGCGGTTGCTCGGAGTGCTCATGCTGGGACAGGCGGAAGCCGCCAGATGACAATTATGCAGTTTCATCGACCGAACTTGTTGACAGATGCG
This sequence is a window from Amycolatopsis benzoatilytica AK 16/65. Protein-coding genes within it:
- a CDS encoding class II fructose-bisphosphate aldolase; its protein translation is MPLVSTGKIVGEAAARRRGCAAFNAIQLEHLTAIVAGAEAADAPVILQLSQNAVRYHGALAPVGGAALAVARAAGVPVAVHLDHAESRELVREAVGLGFGSVMYDGSALDYADNVRQTREVAAYCHDHGVWVEAELGEIGGKDGVHAPGVRTDPDEAAGFVASTGVDALAVAVGSSHAMLSRDAVLDFELIAALHAAVPVPLVLHGSSGVPDAGLAGAVAAGMTKINIATQLNKVFTAAAASDWREHPDRVDPRRYLGAGRTAVAAEVRRLLGVLMLGQAEAAR